The following are encoded together in the Kribbella sp. CA-293567 genome:
- a CDS encoding class I SAM-dependent RNA methyltransferase: MTAEQIVGTLLELEVGPVAHGGHCVARHEGQVVFVRHALPGELVRARVTEQTTKYLRADAVEVLTPSPQRIEPPCPYAGPGLCGGCDFQHANIVEQRRLKATVVSDTLRRIGGIERAIVMESPGDDGLGWRTRMRYAVVDGRPGMYAHRSHDLVQIDKCLIAHPGAPEVLHEQWPEASSVKAVVSSEGKTAVLTDDNSGGRVVEVVRNRRFRVEANGFWQAHPAAPETLVDAVLAGLEPRDGETALDLYSGVGLFAAFLAQAGCAVLAVEGSKDAVKNARRNLHDLPEVTLEAGDVAKVLNTAAGQGLESVDLVVLDPPRTGAGKDVVRRIAALSPRKIAYVACDPAALARDLKTFGALGYGVSSLRAFDLFGMTHHIECVAVLEPRPA, from the coding sequence GTGACGGCAGAGCAGATCGTCGGGACGCTGCTGGAGCTCGAGGTCGGGCCGGTGGCGCACGGCGGGCACTGTGTCGCGCGCCACGAGGGCCAGGTCGTCTTCGTCCGGCACGCGCTACCAGGGGAACTGGTGCGCGCCCGCGTGACCGAGCAGACCACGAAGTACCTCCGGGCCGACGCGGTGGAGGTGCTGACGCCATCGCCGCAACGGATCGAACCACCCTGCCCGTACGCCGGGCCCGGCCTGTGCGGCGGCTGCGACTTCCAGCACGCCAACATCGTCGAGCAGCGCCGGCTGAAGGCGACAGTCGTGTCGGATACGCTGCGGCGGATCGGCGGCATCGAGCGGGCCATCGTGATGGAGTCGCCCGGCGACGACGGCCTCGGCTGGCGTACCCGGATGCGGTACGCCGTCGTCGACGGCCGGCCCGGCATGTACGCGCACCGCTCCCACGACCTGGTGCAGATCGACAAGTGCCTGATCGCGCATCCGGGCGCCCCGGAGGTGCTGCACGAGCAGTGGCCAGAGGCGTCCTCGGTGAAGGCAGTGGTGTCGTCGGAGGGCAAGACGGCCGTGCTGACCGACGACAACTCGGGTGGCCGGGTTGTAGAGGTCGTACGGAACCGGCGCTTCCGGGTGGAGGCCAACGGCTTCTGGCAGGCCCACCCGGCGGCTCCGGAGACGTTGGTCGACGCAGTACTGGCCGGGTTGGAGCCCCGCGACGGTGAGACCGCACTGGACCTCTACTCCGGAGTGGGGCTGTTCGCGGCCTTCCTGGCGCAGGCGGGGTGCGCAGTACTGGCTGTCGAGGGTAGCAAGGACGCGGTGAAGAACGCCCGGCGGAACCTGCACGACCTGCCGGAAGTGACGCTGGAGGCCGGCGACGTCGCCAAGGTGCTGAACACCGCGGCCGGGCAGGGGCTGGAGTCGGTCGACCTGGTCGTGCTCGACCCGCCGCGGACGGGCGCGGGCAAGGACGTCGTACGGCGGATCGCGGCGCTGTCGCCACGGAAGATCGCGTACGTGGCCTGCGACCCGGCAGCGCTGGCGCGTGACCTGAAGACCTTCGGCGCCCTCGGGTACGGCGTCAGCTCGTTGCGGGCGTTCGACTTGTTCGGGATGACGCATCACATAGAGTGCGTGGCTGTGCTCGAACCGCGACCTGCCTAG
- a CDS encoding APC family permease: MTPALGDIGKRILIGRKLRSTQLGETLLPKKIALPVFASDALSSVAYAPDEIFLTLSLAGLAAYSFSWKIGLLVAFVMLVVVASYRQNVHAYPSGGGDYEVATVNIGPTAGLTVASALMVDYVLTVAVSISSGVQNAKSALPFLAGHEVALAVGLILLLTALNLRGVRESGALFAIPTYIFMAAIVGMAIWGVIRLTLGTLPMAESAGFEVRPEPGHEVFSGVAAAFLLARAFSSGCAALTGVEAISNGVPAFRKPKSKNAATTLLLLGAIAITMLMSILYLASKIHLRFAEDPHAQLYRDGEPVGDSYVQKTVIGQISDSVFSNFPPGFYLVIGATMLILVLAANTAFNGFPVLASILAKDGFLPKQLHTRGDRLAYSNGIVLLALCAIGLIIAFDAEVTKLIQLYIVGVFVSFTLSQFGMIRHWTRHLKTETDPAKRHRMVRSRVINTVGLSLTGTVLVIVLVTKFTHGAYIAIIAMAVLFVMMKGIRKHYDTVGREMAVDASDQLMLPARVHSIVLVSKLHKPTLRALAFAKAARPYMLEAVTVDVDRDESELLQAEWEARDIPVPLKRLASPYREITRPIVQYVRDIRRQSPRDVVMVYIPEYVVGHWWEHILHNQSALRLKGRLLFTPGVMVTSVPYQLVSSQAAEERQDREDRVAGQVRRGARKSSGDR; the protein is encoded by the coding sequence GTGACCCCCGCACTAGGCGACATCGGCAAACGCATCCTGATCGGACGCAAGCTGCGCAGTACGCAGCTCGGCGAGACGCTGCTCCCGAAGAAGATCGCGCTGCCCGTGTTCGCCAGTGACGCGCTGTCGTCGGTCGCCTACGCGCCCGACGAGATCTTCCTGACCCTGTCGCTGGCCGGGCTGGCGGCGTACTCGTTCTCCTGGAAGATCGGCCTGCTGGTCGCCTTCGTGATGCTGGTCGTGGTCGCGTCGTACCGGCAGAACGTGCACGCCTACCCGTCCGGTGGTGGCGACTACGAGGTCGCCACCGTCAACATCGGGCCGACCGCCGGACTGACGGTGGCCAGCGCGCTGATGGTCGACTACGTGCTGACCGTCGCGGTGTCGATCTCGTCCGGCGTCCAGAACGCGAAGTCCGCGCTGCCGTTCCTGGCCGGCCACGAGGTGGCGCTCGCGGTCGGGCTGATCCTGCTGCTCACCGCGCTGAACCTGCGCGGCGTCCGGGAGTCCGGCGCGCTGTTCGCGATCCCGACCTACATCTTCATGGCCGCCATCGTCGGGATGGCGATCTGGGGCGTCATCCGGCTCACCCTGGGCACCCTGCCGATGGCCGAGAGCGCCGGCTTCGAGGTGCGGCCCGAGCCGGGCCACGAGGTGTTCAGCGGGGTCGCGGCGGCGTTCCTGCTGGCGCGCGCGTTCTCGTCGGGCTGCGCGGCGCTGACCGGGGTCGAGGCGATCAGCAACGGCGTACCGGCGTTCCGCAAACCGAAGAGCAAGAACGCCGCCACCACCCTGCTGCTGCTCGGCGCGATCGCGATCACGATGCTGATGAGCATCCTGTACCTCGCGTCGAAGATCCACCTGCGGTTCGCCGAGGACCCGCACGCCCAGCTGTACCGCGACGGGGAGCCGGTCGGTGACTCCTACGTCCAGAAGACCGTGATCGGCCAGATCAGCGACTCGGTCTTCTCCAACTTCCCGCCCGGCTTCTACCTGGTGATCGGCGCGACCATGCTGATCCTGGTGCTGGCGGCCAACACCGCGTTCAACGGCTTCCCGGTACTGGCCTCGATCCTGGCCAAGGACGGCTTCCTGCCCAAGCAGCTGCACACCCGCGGCGACCGGCTGGCCTACAGCAACGGGATCGTGTTGCTGGCGCTGTGCGCGATCGGCCTGATCATCGCCTTCGACGCCGAGGTCACCAAGCTGATCCAGCTCTACATCGTCGGGGTGTTCGTCTCCTTCACGCTCAGCCAGTTCGGCATGATCCGGCACTGGACCCGGCACCTGAAGACCGAGACCGACCCGGCCAAGCGCCACCGGATGGTCCGCTCGAGGGTGATCAACACGGTCGGCCTGTCACTGACCGGCACCGTGCTGGTGATCGTCCTGGTCACCAAGTTCACCCACGGCGCCTACATCGCGATCATCGCGATGGCCGTGCTGTTCGTGATGATGAAGGGCATCCGCAAGCACTACGACACGGTCGGCCGGGAGATGGCGGTGGACGCCAGCGATCAGCTGATGCTGCCGGCCCGGGTGCACTCGATCGTGCTGGTCTCCAAGCTCCACAAGCCGACCCTGCGGGCGCTGGCGTTCGCCAAGGCGGCCCGGCCGTACATGCTCGAAGCGGTCACGGTGGACGTCGACCGGGACGAGTCGGAGCTGCTGCAGGCCGAGTGGGAGGCACGGGACATCCCGGTGCCGCTCAAGCGCCTCGCGTCGCCGTACCGGGAGATCACTCGCCCCATCGTGCAGTACGTTCGAGACATCCGCCGGCAGTCACCGCGGGATGTGGTCATGGTCTACATCCCCGAGTACGTCGTCGGTCACTGGTGGGAGCACATCCTGCACAACCAGAGCGCGCTACGGCTCAAGGGCAGGCTCTTGTTCACACCTGGTGTGATGGTCACGTCGGTTCCTTACCAGCTGGTCTCGTCCCAGGCAGCCGAGGAGCGACAGGACCGGGAAGACCGCGTAGCCGGCCAAGTACGGCGCGGCGCGCGCAAGAGTTCAGGAGACAGGTGA
- a CDS encoding potassium channel family protein, whose protein sequence is MHVVIMGCGRVGSTLARTLEKRGHTVAVIDQSADSFRRLSANFSGRTVTGMGFDRDVLTEAGIEEAEAFAAVSNGDNSNILAARVARENFGVGNVVARIYDPGRAEVYQRLGIPTVGTVKWTVDQMIRRLLPSGSEPEWRDPSGTVRLAEVHVHSGWVGRLALDIERATGARVAFLTRLGEGLIPKADTVIQEGDLVHVVMLEREAAAVESQLGSKPEEL, encoded by the coding sequence GTGCACGTCGTCATCATGGGCTGCGGCCGCGTCGGGTCGACCCTGGCCCGGACGCTGGAGAAACGCGGCCACACGGTCGCCGTCATCGACCAGTCCGCCGACTCGTTCCGGCGGCTGAGCGCCAACTTCTCCGGTCGTACCGTGACCGGGATGGGGTTCGACCGCGACGTCCTGACCGAGGCCGGGATCGAGGAGGCCGAGGCGTTCGCCGCGGTCTCCAACGGCGACAACTCCAACATCCTGGCCGCGCGTGTCGCCCGGGAGAACTTCGGCGTCGGCAACGTCGTCGCCCGGATCTACGACCCGGGCCGGGCCGAGGTCTACCAGCGGCTCGGCATCCCCACCGTCGGCACGGTGAAGTGGACCGTCGACCAGATGATCCGGCGGTTGCTGCCGAGCGGTTCGGAGCCCGAGTGGCGCGACCCGTCCGGCACCGTCCGGCTGGCCGAGGTGCACGTGCACTCCGGCTGGGTCGGCCGGCTCGCGCTGGACATCGAGCGGGCCACCGGCGCCCGGGTCGCGTTCCTGACCCGCCTCGGCGAGGGCCTGATCCCCAAGGCCGACACAGTGATCCAGGAAGGCGATCTGGTCCACGTGGTGATGCTGGAGCGCGAGGCCGCGGCGGTCGAGTCCCAACTGGGTTCCAAGCCTGAGGAGCTGTGA
- a CDS encoding potassium channel family protein, translating to MRVAIAGAGNVGRSIAAELLENGHEVLLIDKDPRAIKAETVPRAEWLLADACELSSLEEAALQRCQVAIASTGDDKTNLVVSLLAKTEFGVPRTVARVNHPRNEWMFNEAWGVDVAVSTPRIMSALVEEAVSVGDLVRLFTFRQGNANLVELTLPEDSPMIGLRVGDIDWPIDTALVTIIREGRVLRPDPEGTLELNDELLFVSADETEEQLEDMLSPHHRKPNR from the coding sequence ATGCGGGTAGCCATCGCCGGCGCCGGCAACGTCGGGCGATCGATCGCAGCGGAACTGCTGGAGAACGGCCACGAGGTGCTGCTGATCGACAAGGACCCCCGGGCGATCAAGGCCGAGACGGTACCGCGGGCCGAGTGGCTGCTGGCCGACGCCTGCGAGCTGTCCTCCCTGGAGGAGGCGGCCCTGCAGCGCTGCCAGGTGGCGATCGCGAGCACCGGTGACGACAAGACCAACCTGGTCGTGTCGCTGCTGGCCAAGACCGAGTTCGGCGTACCGCGCACCGTGGCCCGGGTCAACCACCCGCGCAACGAGTGGATGTTCAACGAGGCCTGGGGCGTCGACGTCGCGGTGTCGACACCGCGGATCATGTCGGCACTGGTCGAGGAGGCGGTCTCGGTCGGCGACCTGGTCCGGCTGTTCACCTTCCGGCAGGGCAATGCCAACCTGGTCGAGCTGACCCTGCCCGAGGACTCCCCGATGATCGGCCTGCGGGTCGGCGACATCGACTGGCCGATCGACACCGCGCTGGTGACGATCATCCGGGAGGGCCGCGTACTGCGCCCGGACCCCGAAGGCACCCTCGAGCTCAACGACGAACTGCTGTTCGTCTCGGCGGACGAGACCGAGGAACAGCTCGAGGACATGCTCTCCCCGCACCACCGCAAGCCGAATCGCTGA
- a CDS encoding S8 family peptidase produces the protein MTPRPGRSRKLPAFSAALLAAAVSLSGGVATASPPAPGSSYAVLDAARAPRSVTLITGDTVLVTVGADGKKNYTVTAPDGRLADHDVRISGKNTYVYPRSAARLVGAKLLDEDLFNVTQLLADGYDDGVLPLIVTYTDAAAKARTQAVPAGARKQSTLSSIKGAALTADRPADFWRSLTASTTARSKGPAVLTGGIKKVWLDGKFKADLADSTAQIGAPEVWRDGNLGEGVDIAVLDTGIDLEHPDLDDRVAASTSFVPELDVTDRQGHGTHVASTIAGTGEASGGLERGVAPGARLHIGKVLDNEGSGQESWIIAGMEWAARDQKAKIVSMSLGGGPSDGSDPISQSLNQLSAETGALFTVAAGNAGPGYYTASAPGIAESALTVGAVDGADKLAEFSSWGPRVGDGGLKPDITAPGVDILAARSQYAAEGSGSYQLMSGTSMATPHVAGAVALLAAQHPDWTGQQLKDAIVSSAKPTPDYNPYQAGNGRLDIAATSKATVFATSSAYSGHHGWPVAQGKVVDREVTYTNNGDAPVVLDLTTQVKDAPAGLFTLSAPTVTVPAHGTAKVTLTAQVDVAPVDKQLSGRLVATASDGTRLSTMIGIGREGERYELKLDAKDRSGRPLTGDAILIGGSSYGQFFVEEGGTSLRLPPGDYTTWLTADVEGANGPSSLGLAVLTLLDVHLDRDRTVTYDARKARQLKVAAPQATALGEVRVNNYRDFGREVFSVGSSRWPSAAYDSVWELPTGKATSGAFTTGARWRLEQPALTMSSSTRTFDDTLVRRAAMPLAKGKHQFDAVLGDAKDQQGKAVVVRNNDGGSLEEQAATAAAAGAKLLVVVNDGPGKLAAWNDSIYLPPNPPPITIATLTHDEGEQLIGQVRQGAGHLTVVSNPTQDYTYDLSRFWDHVPADPSYRVRTGELARLDVSYRNFRPGGGIENRFDIWNVDWESAMNTTGMPLIAERADYVMAGTPYLAKAEILRETQQTEPEYTAYQAGSRTDIEWFGPIQRPRLSEALSPVRQGDQLAVVAPGWSDGGGNHIGTAFGNFDQTQKVSLYQGPTLVAEAERDQLSVSGLQPESRPYRLVVDNTRGTYPSPYSTTTRTEWSFTSGSTAEASPLSLIQLDYAISTDVTGRAGRHDDLTISPKWSVSSTAAGLSTPSLEISYDDGKTWGRAALRRTGAGWTTRLDGPRGATFVSLRAHAENGSGAAVDQTITRAFGLK, from the coding sequence GTGACACCACGCCCTGGCCGCAGCCGAAAACTGCCGGCCTTCTCGGCGGCGCTCCTGGCCGCCGCCGTGTCCCTGAGCGGTGGCGTCGCTACCGCTTCGCCGCCGGCTCCCGGCAGTTCGTACGCCGTACTCGATGCTGCTCGGGCTCCGAGGTCGGTCACTCTGATCACGGGCGACACGGTGCTGGTGACCGTCGGCGCCGACGGGAAGAAGAACTACACCGTCACCGCACCCGACGGCCGGCTCGCCGACCACGATGTCCGGATCAGCGGGAAGAACACGTACGTCTACCCGCGGTCCGCTGCCCGGTTGGTTGGGGCGAAGCTGCTCGACGAGGACCTGTTCAACGTCACCCAACTGCTGGCCGACGGGTACGACGATGGCGTCCTGCCGCTGATCGTCACCTACACGGACGCTGCGGCGAAGGCGCGCACCCAAGCTGTCCCGGCCGGTGCCCGTAAGCAGAGCACGCTCAGCAGCATCAAGGGCGCCGCGTTGACCGCTGATCGCCCGGCCGACTTCTGGCGTTCGCTGACGGCTAGCACCACCGCCCGGTCGAAGGGGCCGGCCGTGCTGACCGGAGGGATCAAGAAGGTCTGGCTGGACGGCAAGTTCAAGGCCGACCTGGCCGACAGCACCGCGCAGATCGGCGCGCCGGAGGTCTGGCGGGACGGCAACCTCGGCGAGGGCGTCGATATCGCGGTACTGGACACCGGGATCGACCTCGAGCACCCGGACCTCGACGACCGGGTGGCGGCCTCGACCAGCTTCGTGCCCGAGCTCGACGTCACCGACCGGCAGGGGCACGGCACGCACGTTGCGTCGACCATCGCCGGCACGGGCGAGGCGTCCGGCGGCCTGGAGCGAGGCGTCGCGCCGGGTGCCCGGCTGCACATCGGCAAGGTGCTCGACAACGAGGGCAGTGGCCAGGAGTCCTGGATCATCGCCGGGATGGAGTGGGCCGCCCGCGACCAGAAGGCCAAGATCGTCAGCATGAGCCTCGGCGGCGGCCCGTCCGACGGTAGCGACCCGATCAGCCAGTCGCTGAACCAGTTGTCCGCCGAGACGGGCGCACTCTTCACCGTGGCCGCGGGCAACGCCGGTCCCGGCTACTACACCGCCAGTGCTCCGGGGATCGCCGAGTCGGCGCTGACGGTGGGAGCCGTCGACGGTGCCGACAAGCTGGCCGAGTTCTCCAGCTGGGGTCCGCGAGTCGGCGACGGCGGACTGAAGCCGGACATCACGGCTCCCGGGGTCGACATCCTGGCGGCGCGCTCGCAGTACGCGGCCGAGGGCTCTGGCTCCTACCAACTGATGAGCGGTACGTCGATGGCGACGCCGCACGTGGCCGGTGCCGTGGCGCTGCTCGCCGCGCAGCACCCGGACTGGACCGGGCAACAGCTCAAGGACGCGATCGTCAGCTCCGCGAAGCCGACGCCGGACTACAACCCCTACCAGGCCGGCAACGGGCGGCTGGACATCGCCGCCACCAGCAAGGCCACCGTCTTCGCGACCTCCAGCGCGTACTCCGGCCACCACGGTTGGCCGGTTGCCCAAGGCAAGGTTGTGGATCGCGAGGTGACGTACACCAACAACGGTGACGCGCCCGTCGTACTCGACCTGACGACTCAGGTGAAGGACGCGCCGGCCGGTCTGTTCACCCTCTCGGCGCCGACGGTGACCGTGCCTGCTCACGGCACGGCGAAGGTCACGCTGACCGCGCAGGTCGACGTTGCGCCGGTCGACAAGCAACTGTCCGGCCGGCTGGTCGCGACGGCGTCCGACGGCACCCGGCTGAGCACCATGATTGGCATCGGCCGGGAAGGTGAGCGCTACGAGCTGAAGCTCGACGCGAAGGACCGCAGTGGTCGCCCGCTCACCGGCGACGCGATCTTGATCGGCGGGAGCAGCTACGGCCAGTTCTTCGTCGAGGAGGGCGGTACGTCGCTCCGCCTGCCGCCGGGCGACTACACCACCTGGCTGACCGCCGATGTGGAGGGCGCGAACGGGCCCTCTTCACTCGGGTTGGCGGTGCTGACACTGCTCGACGTCCATCTCGACCGGGACCGGACCGTCACGTACGACGCGCGCAAGGCGCGTCAGTTGAAGGTCGCGGCTCCGCAGGCCACCGCGCTCGGCGAGGTGCGGGTCAACAACTACCGAGATTTCGGGCGTGAGGTGTTCTCCGTCGGGTCCTCGCGCTGGCCGTCGGCCGCGTACGACAGCGTCTGGGAACTCCCGACCGGCAAGGCCACCAGCGGAGCCTTCACCACCGGCGCCCGCTGGCGGCTGGAGCAGCCCGCGCTGACGATGAGTTCGTCGACGCGGACCTTCGACGACACCCTGGTACGCCGGGCCGCGATGCCGCTGGCGAAGGGTAAGCACCAGTTCGATGCCGTGCTCGGCGATGCCAAGGACCAGCAGGGCAAGGCGGTCGTCGTACGGAACAACGATGGCGGCTCGCTGGAGGAGCAGGCCGCCACGGCTGCGGCGGCGGGCGCGAAACTCCTCGTCGTCGTCAACGACGGCCCGGGGAAGCTGGCCGCGTGGAACGACTCGATCTACCTGCCGCCGAATCCGCCGCCGATCACGATCGCGACCCTCACCCACGACGAGGGCGAGCAACTGATCGGCCAGGTGCGGCAGGGCGCCGGCCACCTCACCGTGGTCTCGAATCCGACCCAGGACTACACGTACGACCTGTCGAGGTTCTGGGACCACGTGCCGGCCGACCCGTCGTACCGGGTGCGGACCGGTGAGCTGGCGCGGCTCGACGTGTCCTACCGGAACTTCCGGCCGGGCGGCGGGATCGAGAACCGCTTCGACATCTGGAACGTCGACTGGGAGTCGGCGATGAACACCACCGGAATGCCGCTGATCGCCGAGCGTGCGGACTACGTGATGGCCGGGACTCCCTACCTGGCCAAGGCGGAAATCCTTCGCGAGACGCAGCAGACCGAGCCGGAGTACACGGCGTACCAGGCCGGGAGCCGAACGGACATCGAGTGGTTCGGCCCGATCCAGCGGCCGCGGTTGAGCGAGGCGCTCTCGCCGGTGCGGCAGGGTGACCAGCTCGCCGTCGTCGCGCCGGGCTGGAGCGACGGCGGCGGCAACCACATCGGTACGGCGTTCGGCAACTTCGACCAGACCCAGAAGGTGAGCCTCTACCAGGGCCCGACCTTGGTGGCCGAGGCCGAGCGCGACCAGCTCAGCGTGAGCGGTCTGCAGCCGGAGTCGCGACCGTACCGGCTCGTGGTCGACAACACCCGCGGCACCTACCCGAGCCCGTACTCGACCACGACCCGCACGGAGTGGAGCTTCACGTCGGGATCAACCGCCGAGGCGTCGCCACTCTCGCTGATCCAGCTCGATTACGCGATCAGCACCGACGTGACCGGACGAGCCGGCCGCCACGACGACCTGACGATCTCGCCGAAGTGGTCGGTCAGCTCCACGGCCGCCGGGTTGAGCACGCCTTCGCTGGAGATCTCGTACGACGACGGCAAGACGTGGGGGAGGGCAGCGCTTCGCCGTACCGGCGCGGGGTGGACCACCCGGCTCGACGGGCCGCGTGGCGCGACCTTCGTGAGTTTGCGAGCCCACGCCGAGAACGGTTCGGGCGCCGCGGTCGACCAGACCATCACCCGGGCGTTCGGACTGAAGTAG
- a CDS encoding LysR family transcriptional regulator — protein MIEVGALRALRAVAALGTLARAADELGFTASAVSQQLKRLERQVGVPVLAPAGRGVVLTPAGQAIVDSAPEVFQALERCAEAAKSVAEGAPRGVLRVVAFSTAIRGLLAPALARVATAFPELTIRVTEQDPDQALHSVDAGTADLALIHDADDLPVSLPPSLRQRRVHTDVGDVVMSRSHPLAQRDAPLAAIDLAGHAWVTSPPGTVCHQWFRRLFADLPDEPDVRHLVDDFATQLALVTSDDVIALIPRLARPPLGEDLVARPLTRRPTREVQAAWRRSADASPAIRAVLTELTPG, from the coding sequence ATGATTGAGGTCGGCGCCTTGCGCGCGTTGCGGGCGGTGGCTGCTCTGGGAACGCTGGCACGAGCGGCTGACGAGCTCGGGTTCACGGCTTCGGCCGTGTCGCAGCAGCTCAAGCGGCTGGAGCGTCAGGTCGGGGTTCCGGTGCTGGCCCCGGCTGGGCGTGGAGTCGTGCTGACTCCTGCTGGACAGGCCATCGTGGACTCGGCGCCTGAGGTGTTCCAGGCACTCGAGCGCTGCGCGGAGGCGGCGAAATCGGTCGCCGAAGGAGCGCCGCGCGGCGTACTGCGGGTGGTGGCGTTCTCGACCGCCATCCGTGGCCTGCTCGCGCCGGCACTCGCTCGCGTGGCGACAGCCTTCCCCGAGCTGACCATTCGCGTCACCGAGCAGGACCCGGACCAGGCGCTGCACAGCGTCGACGCCGGTACGGCGGACCTGGCGCTGATCCACGACGCGGACGACCTGCCGGTCAGCTTGCCGCCGTCCCTGCGACAGCGCCGCGTCCACACCGACGTCGGCGACGTCGTGATGAGCCGGTCCCATCCGCTCGCGCAGCGGGACGCACCCCTTGCCGCCATCGATCTCGCCGGCCACGCCTGGGTGACGAGCCCACCGGGCACGGTCTGCCATCAGTGGTTCCGGCGACTTTTCGCCGACCTGCCGGACGAGCCCGACGTCCGGCATCTCGTCGACGACTTCGCCACCCAGCTGGCACTGGTCACCTCGGACGACGTGATCGCGCTGATCCCTCGACTCGCCCGGCCGCCGCTGGGGGAGGACCTCGTCGCCCGGCCGCTGACCCGCCGGCCGACCCGCGAGGTCCAGGCCGCGTGGCGGCGCAGCGCCGACGCCAGCCCGGCGATCCGGGCGGTCCTGACGGAACTGACCCCGGGGTAG
- the dapA gene encoding 4-hydroxy-tetrahydrodipicolinate synthase, with translation MTEQLFGTNLAAMVTPMNPDGTLSEPGLTSLVTHLLGTGCDGIVVAGTTGESPTLTDAETTHLVQTVATQAAGRARVIAGIGTYDTAATVRRARDAETAGADALLLVTPYYSRPTQPGIIAHCFAVADSTALPVMLYDVPARTGVAMAATTLTELANHPNIRAVKDAKGDLFEAMTVMAESPLAYYCGIDELNLPYLTAGATGLVSVIGNLVADHNAALIQAVRTSDLPTAQAIQRSLISLTAALMGTSQGASTTKAVLAELGIIPHATARLPLLEPPAPQLRQVAQALASWPELAGRTTRPEPRRRRARRTGSVHAPAS, from the coding sequence GTGACTGAACAGCTCTTCGGCACCAATCTGGCCGCGATGGTGACCCCGATGAATCCCGACGGCACCCTCAGCGAGCCGGGACTCACCAGTCTCGTCACTCACCTGCTCGGCACCGGCTGCGACGGCATCGTCGTCGCCGGAACCACCGGCGAATCCCCCACCCTGACCGATGCCGAGACCACGCACCTCGTCCAGACCGTTGCGACTCAAGCCGCCGGTCGCGCCCGGGTCATCGCCGGCATCGGCACGTATGACACCGCCGCCACCGTCCGCCGAGCCCGCGACGCCGAAACCGCCGGCGCAGACGCCCTGCTCTTGGTCACCCCGTACTACTCCCGCCCCACCCAACCCGGCATCATCGCCCACTGCTTCGCAGTAGCCGACTCCACCGCCCTCCCCGTGATGCTGTACGACGTGCCGGCCCGGACCGGCGTAGCCATGGCAGCGACCACCCTCACCGAACTGGCCAACCACCCCAACATCCGCGCCGTCAAGGACGCCAAAGGCGACCTCTTCGAAGCCATGACGGTGATGGCCGAGTCGCCTCTCGCCTACTACTGCGGCATCGACGAGCTCAATCTCCCCTACCTGACCGCCGGCGCCACCGGCCTGGTCAGCGTGATCGGCAATCTCGTCGCCGACCACAACGCCGCCCTCATCCAGGCCGTCCGGACCAGTGACCTGCCGACGGCCCAGGCGATCCAGCGCTCACTGATCTCGCTGACAGCCGCACTCATGGGCACGTCACAAGGCGCGAGCACGACCAAGGCCGTGCTCGCCGAACTCGGCATCATCCCGCACGCGACGGCCCGTCTCCCTCTGCTCGAGCCTCCAGCGCCTCAGCTCCGGCAAGTGGCACAGGCTCTGGCCTCCTGGCCGGAGCTTGCCGGCCGAACCACGCGTCCAGAGCCGCGTCGTCGCCGAGCGCGCCGAACCGGGTCGGTCCACGCTCCAGCATCCTGA